TGCCGGCTGAAGAAGGCGAGGACCGTGGTGCGGATCGCGGGGTAGACCAGGCCGACCGCGAGGAGCACGATCGAGGGCCCGACGAAGGCGGCGAGCTGCCAGTAGTCGCGGCCGCGCTTGGGTGCGCGATCGGCGAGGAACAGGATGAGGCCGACGACCGCGGCGAAGACCGCCAGGCCCAAGACCATGACCCCGAACTTCGCGATGAGATCAGACCAGAAATCACTCATGCCCTATCAAACCTCCATTGGTTTGGCGTGGATGTGGGCCACGTTACCCGACAGACCGGCCCACCGGACTCTGGAGTCCGATGGGCCGGTCGTCATGCGGTCAGCTGATGCTGATTACTGCGGGAACGTCGCGTCGATGGCCTTGAGGACATCCGACGTCGGCGTGCCGTTGACCCAGTCGACCATGCCGGTCCAGAACGAGCTGGTTCCGACGGCGGCGGGCATCAGGTCAGAGGCGTCGAAACGGAAGATCGTGTCGTCGCCCTGCAGGATCTCGACCGACTGGCGGGCGAGGTCGGAACCGGCGAGCGACGGGTCGAGACCCTTGTTCGCCGAGATGACACCGCCGCGCGAGACGCGCTCGTTGGCGAAGGTGTCGCTGGAGAGGTACGCCTGGAGAGCAGCGGTCGCCTCGTTGTCGTTGAACGCGGCCACGAACTCGCCACCACCGGTGACGGCGTTGGGGTCGCCCTCGGCGATCGGCGGGGTGATGAAGGCCCAGACGTCGCCGTCAGGAGCAACCGTCACGCCCTCGCCCCACTGCGCCTCGTAGAACGACGCCTGGTGGTGCAGCGAGCAGGTGCCGTCGAGGATCGAGAGGCCGCCATCCTGGAAGGTGGTGGTCACGATCGACTGCACGCCGCCGAAGCCGCCGTTGACGAACTGGTCGTTCAGCAGCACCTCGCCGACGAGGTCGAACGCCTCGGTGATCTCGGGCGAGTCGAACTTCAGCTCACCGGCGACCCACTGGTCGTAGGCCTCGGGGCCCGCGGTGCGGAGGACGAGGTCCTCGACCCAGTCGGTGCCGACCCAGCCGGTCGCGTCGCCCGAGCCGAAGCCGACGCACCACGGACGGTAGGGTCCGTCGTTGCGCTCGGTCATCTGCTCCGAGAGGTCGAGCAGGCCCTGGTAGGTCGTCGGGATCTCGTAGCCGTTCTCCTCGAAGTCGGCCGGCGAGTACCAGATGTAGCCCTTGACGCTCGCGAGCAGCGGCGCGGCGTAGAACTCGCCATCGACCGTGCCGTAGCCCTTCCACGACTCGCTCCAGAACTCGTCGACGTTGGCCTCGACGGCCTCCGGCGCGGCGACGACGTAGCCGTCGGCGATGAGGCGCTGCAGCAGACCGGGCTGCGGGATGATCATCAGGTCGGGGGCGTCACCGGCGGCGGCACGCACGTTGATCTGCGTCTCCGCCTCCTGCGTGCCGTTGTACTCGACCGTGATGCCCGTGCAGGCCTCGAAGTCGGCCATGCTCTCGACCAGGGCGTCAGCCTCGGTGTCGATGATGGTCGCGTAGAGCTCGACGCTCTCGCCCTCGAAGGTGCCGTAGGCCTCGTAGGCCGCGCAGTCGGCGTCGCCGCCAGCGCCCGGGTCGGTCTCGGCGGCAGCGCAGCCGGCGAGCACGAGGCTCAGGGCTCCGATGGCCGCAGCAGGCGCAATGAACCTGCGTCGGAGAGTGGAACTCATGTGTTTCCTCCTCATTGAGGTCGGTCAGCGCGCCGATCGACGCGCGTAGTTGTGGTGGTGCAAGAGGTGGAAGTCGGCGTCAGAAGGGCCGTTGGACACTCCATCGGGAACCGGTTCCAGGTGTCACCGTACGTCACGCGTGCGCGCGCCGCAACCCGCAATCGTCGTGCCGTTATCGATCTGTTGCGGAACTCCCCGGGGCCGCTCAGGTGCGAACCCGAGAACGACTCGCCGTGAGACCGCTCCCACGTGGCATCGGTTCCACACTCGGTCGATTCGGGCTACACTGACGCCACGGTGCGCCCCGACGACTGCCCACGGCAGCGCGGCGAGCGCTCCGCATCCACACGCCACCGTCCAATGGAGGGCACGAGGCCATGAGCATCCTCGCCGATGTCGCCCGCATTGCCGGCGTCTCGAAATCGACGGCCTCGCGTGCGCTGAGCGGTCGCGGCTACGTCTCCGACGACACCCGCCGGCGGGTCGAGGATGCCGCTGCCGAGCTTGGCTACGTCGTCTCCTCCACCGCCGCGAGCCTCGTCACGGGGCGCACGCGCAACGTCGGCGTCGTCATCCCGTACATCAACCGCTGGTACTTCGCCGAGGTGCTCGAGGGCATCGAGTCGTCGCTCATCCGCGCCGGCTACGACCTCACGCTCTACCGGCTCAGCACCGACCGCGACCTGCGCCGCCGGGTGTTCGACTACTTCCTCGTGCGCAAGCGCGTCGACGCCGTCATCTCGGTCGCGATCGACCTGAGCCCGCACGAAGTGCAGATGCTGCAGGCCCTCGGCAAGCCGCTCGTCGGCATCGGCGGGCGCATCGATGGCATCCCCTCGCTCTCGATCGACGACGTCGAGACGGCACGGCTCGCGACCGAGCACCTCATCAGCCTCGGGCACCGCCGCATCATGCACGTCGGCGGCGATCAGAACGAGCAGATGGACTTCCGCGTCCACTCCCAGCGCTACACGGGCTTCGCCCAGGCGCTGCGGGATGCGGGCATCACGGTCGACGACGACTTTCGCGACGCCGACTTCTCGATCGAGGGCGGCTACGCCGTCGGGCTCGCCGTGCTCGGGGACCCGCGCACGCGGCCGACCGCGATCTTCGCGGGCTGCGACGAGATCGCCATCGGCATCACGGTCGCGGCGCGCCAGCTCGGCATCAGCATCCCGGGCGAGCTCTCGATCATCGGCGTCGACGGCCACCCGCTGGCCGAGATGTTCGGCCTGACGACGCTCGCGCAGCAGCCCGGCGCTCAGGGTGCGCGCGCGGTGGAACTGCTGCTGAGCCAGCTCGAGCACGCCGAGGCCGCGCCGCCCGACGAGCACCTGCTGCTGCCGACCGCGCTCACGGTGCGCACGAGCACCGCGGCGCAGCGCGTTCCCGCCTCCTGATCGCAGCGCTGGCCCCTCTGGCGCGAGCGGCCCGAACGCACGAGAGCCCCGCACCGTCGAACGACGGGCGGGGCTCTCGGTGCAGTGCGGGTGACTACTTGAGGGTGACGGTGGCGCCGGCCTCTTCGAGCTGGGCCTTGGCCTTGTCGGCCGTCTCCTTGTTGACGCCCTCGAGCACGACGCCGGGGGCGCCGTCGACGACGGCCTTCGCCTCGCCGAGGCCGAGGCTCGTGAGCGCGCGGACCTCCTTGATGACCTGGATCTTCTTGTCGCCAGCGGCCTCGAGAACGACGTCGAACGACGACTTCTCCTCGACCTCTTCGGCGGCGGCGCCACCAGCGGCGGGGGCAGCGGCGACCGCGACGGGCGCGGCGGCGGTGACCTCGAAGACCTCTTCGAACTTCTTGACGAACTCGCTGAGCTCGATGAGCGAAAGCTCCTTGAACGCCTCGATGAGCTCGTCAGTCGTGAGCTTGGCCATGATTTCTCCTTCTGGGTTGTGTCGTGTCGTGAACCGGTCGGCTGAGAATCAGCTGCCGGACTCCTGCTTCTGCCGCAGCGCGTCAACGGCGCGAGCGGCCTGCGCCAGCGGCGCGTTGAACATGTACGCGGCACCGAACAGCGAAGCCTTGACGGCGCCGGCCAGCTTGGCCAGCACCACCTCACGGCTCTCGAGCTCGGCGAGCTTCATGACCTCGGAGGCGTCGAGCGGGCGACCGTCGAAGTAGCCGCCCTTCACCACGAGGTTGGGGTTCGCCTTGGCGAAGTCACGCAGCGCCTTCGCCACGGTCACGGGGTCACCGTGCACGAAGGCGAGAGCAGACGGGCCGGCGAGCATGTCATCGAGCGAGTCGATGCCTGCCTCGTTGGCCGCGATCTTGGTCAGCGTGTTCTTCACCACGGCGTACGACGCGTCAGCACGGATGTTGCCACGCAGCGTCTTGAGCTGCGCCACCGTGAGACCGCGGTACTCGGTGAGCAGGACGGCGGTCGAGCTGGAGAACAGTTCCTTCAGCTCGGCGACCGTTGCTTCCTTGTTCGCCATGGTGCTCCTCAATGTTTGTCGTTGGTCTTGCCACGACCGCCGCGGGGCGGAAACCCGGCACACATGACGAAAGGCCCATGCGCATGCGCACGAGCCTCTTCGCTCACCCTCGAGATCGAGGAGCGAGCGGTTTCAGTTCAGTACACCTGCGCGGGCCCTCGTCCGCTCCGTCAGGAGCGTGCGAGCCTTCGGTCCTCGTATTCCGCACGCAAACAGGGTCTGCGTGCAGCCACGGTGACAACCGGCGGTCTATGGCAAGAGGCCAGCATACGTCACGCCGACCGCCCGCCGCAAAACCGCGGCCGCGCGCTACCGCCCGTCGAGCCAGGAGTGCCGCGGCGCGTAGCCGAGGTCGCGGCGCGCGGCGTCGATCGACAGCAGCGTCTCGCGCCCGGCGAGGGGGCGGGTGAGCGGCACCCGCGGGAACTCGGCGGCCATGAGCTCGGCGGAGTCGCGCCGCATGACGGTGTCGGCGGCGGCGATGATGTAGGTCTCGTAGCCCGGCCCGCGCACGGCCAGCGCGCGCTCGACGGCGTGCGCACCGTCGCGGCGGTCGATGTAGCCCCACAGGTTCCACCGCCGCACCGCGGGGTCGTCCTGCCAGCTGTCGAACTCGGCGTAGTCGTCGGGCGCCATGACGTTGCTGAAGCGCAGCCCCGTGATCGACAGGTCGGCGTCGAGGCGGCAGAGCTTGCGGCCGAGCTCCTCCTCGAGGTGCTTGCCGATCGCGTACATGAAGTTGGGGCGCGTCGGCTGAGCCTCGTCGATCGGTGCGGCCGGCGGCGCCTCCGTGAGCGGCAGGCCGAGCAGGGTCTCGCTCGAGGCGTGCACGATGCGCGTGATGCCAGCCCGGCGGGCGGCCTGGAAGACCGCGATCGTCATCGCCAGGTTGTCCTGCAGCAGCACCGTGTCGGGCCGGATGCCCGGGGCCGGGCTCGCCGCCAGGTGCACGACGGCGTCGAGGCCGTCGTAGCGCTCCTCGACCCCGGCGAGGGCATCCAGCACCTGCCCACTGTCGGCGAGATCGACGCGCACGAAGCCCTCACCGGGGGCGCCGACGGCGTCGAGCCCGGTCACGGAGTGCCCGGTCTCGACCAGGTGCGAGACGACGGCCTGCCCGAGCTTGCCGGCCGAACCGGTGACGGCGATGCGCATGGTGCGAGCCTAGGCGCTCGCGACCACCGGCGTTCTCACGAGCGGCAGGCTGACCCGGAAGACGGTCTCGCCCGGGCGCGACGAGGCGGCGACCTCGCCGCCGTGCGCCTGCACGACCGCGGCGACGATCGCGAGCCCGAGACCCGTCGAGCCGGTGGCGCGCGAGCGCGAGGTGTCGGCGCGCGCGAAGCGCTCGAACAGCACGGGCTGCACTTCGGCGGGAATGCCGGGACCCGTGTCGGTGACGGTGACGATGGCGCGGCCCTCGAGGGTGCCGAGCGCCGCCGTGACGCGCGTGCCCTCGGGGGTGTGCACGCGCGCATTGGCGAGCAGGTTGGCGATGACCTGGTGCAGCCGGTGCTGGTCGCCCTCGACGATGACGGGCGCGCGCGGCACGCGCACGACCCAGTCGTGGGCGCGCGAGGTGGCCTGCGCATCGGCGACGGCGTCGGTCATGACGGCCGAGAGGTCGACGGGGTCTCGGCGCAGCTCGCGGCCCTCGTCGAGGCGCGCGAGCAGCAGCAGGTCGTCGACGAGCGCCGACATGCGCACCGACTCCGACTCGATGCGCGAGAGCGCGTGGCGGATGTCGTCGGGCAGCTGGTGGCCGCTGCGGCGCGTGAGCTCGCTGTACCCGCGGATGGCGGCGAGGGGCGTGCGCAGTTCGTGGCTGGCATCGGCGACGAACTGGCGCACCTTCTGCTCGCTCGCCTGGCGGGCGTCGAAGGCGTTCTGCACGTGCTCGAGCATGCGCGTGAAGGCTGCGCCGAGCTGGCCGACCTCGGTGGTCGGATCGGTGTCGAGCACGGGCAGCCGGTCGGCGAGGGCGACGGTGCCGCGGTCGAGCGGCAGGGTCGTGACCGCGGTCGCGGCCTCGCGCACGCGCGTGAGCGGGCGCAGCCCGAGGCGCACGACCTCGCGACCGAGCACGGCCGCGACGACGAGGATGCCGGCGAGCACGGCGGCGATGACCGCGGCGAGGCGAGCGATGGTGGCCGTGACCTCGCGCGTCGAGAGGCCGACGATGAGCACGGTGTCGCGGTCGGCGGTCGTCGCGAGCACGCGGAACTCGCCGAGCCCGCCCGGCAGCCGAAGGGTCACGGGCTCGCCGAGCGCCCGCGCCGCGAGCACGCGCAGCTGCACGCTGCTGAGCTCGCGCACGGTCGCGTTGTCATCGAGGTAGGCGGCGACGGCCGAGCCGTCGGACTGCACGACGCCGATGAGCGAGCCCGTCGGCAGGCCGGGGCCCTCGAAGCTCTGCGCGGGTCCGCGCCCGGGGGCGGCGACGCTCTCGATGCGCTGCGCGATGATGCGCAGCTCGTCGTCGAGTTGCGCGACGAGGTTGGCCCGCAGGAAGTACACGCTCAGCACGCCGATCGCGAGGGTCGCCATCATGAGCAGCACGAGGATGCCCGCCACGAGCCGCTTGCGTAGCGACCATCCTCCGTGCATCAGGTGACCGGCTTGATCATGTAGCCGACGCCGCGCACGGTGTGGATCATGGCGGGGCCGAGCGTGTCGATCTTCTTGCGCAGGTACGAGATGTAGATCTCGACGATGCTCGAGCGCCCGCCGAAGTCGTAGCTCCAGACGCGGTCGAGAATCTGCGCCTTGCTCAGCACGCGCTTGGGGTTGCGCATGAGGTAGCGCAGCAGCTCGAACTCGGTCGCCGTGAGCTCGATCTCGGTGTCGCCGCGCCGCACCTCGTAGCTCTCCTCGTTGAGCACGAGGTCGCCCACGCGGATCTCGGGGTCGGCGCGCTCGCTCACGACGAGCGTGCTGCGCCGGATGAGCCCGCGCAGTCGGGCGACGAGCTCTTCGAGGCTGAACGGCTTGGTGACGTAGTCGTCGCCGCCCGCGGTGAGGCCGACCACGCGGTCGTCGACCGAGTCTTTCGCGGTGAGGAAGAGCACGGGAACATCCGCGCCGTCGGCGCGCAGGCGTCGCAGCACCTCCAGACCATCGAGGTCGGGCAGCATGATGTCGAGCACGACGATGTCGGGCTTGAACTCGCGGCCGTGCTGCAGGGCCTGCTGGCCGGTGAGCGCGGTGCGCACATCCCACCCCTCGTACTTCAGGGCCATCGACACGAGGTCGGCGAGCGAGGGCTCGTCGTCGACCACGAGGGCCCGCACGGGCGAGCCGTCGGGGCGGGTGAGGCGGGGGGACTCGGGAAGCTCGTCGTCAGCCATGCCTCCAGTAAGGCGCAGGATTCTATGAGCCTGCTTGGAGGATCCTAGGGTGGCGAGTGCCGGGTGCCGGGTGCCGGGTGACGAGTGCCGGCGGGCAGACGAGAGCCCCGGCGGCGAGGGGATGCGGGCCGGGGCTCTCTTCAGTGAGCGCGATGCGCTCAGGATCGGTGGTGTCAGGCTCGGTGGGCGCCTCGGCTGCGACGACCCGAGCCGGCGATGCCGACGATGAGGCCGAAGAAGGCGACGAGCGACACGATCATGATGAGCGGAAGGGTGATCATCGGGTCCTCGCGATCGTGATCGGGGGTGCAGGGGGTCTCACCGCCTCGGGTGCGGCGAGTCCTCCCTGCAAGGGACTCAGGTGATCCCTCGCATCCCAGTGTGCGCTTAACGAACACGCTTCACAGTCCCCCGTTGGGGGGCAAGCCGGTCCCCAGAAGGGGGGACCAGTTCGTTCACTTTTGTACCCCGATCGCGCGGGGCCGCGCCTCAGTCCTGGTTCGAGAAGGCGGCGTCGAACGACTGCTCGGGCAGTTCCCACAGCAGCGAGCGCACGAACTGCACGGCCTCCGCGGCGCCGTGCAGTCGGCTCATGCCGGCGTCCTCCCACTCGATGGAGATGGGCCCCGTGTAGCCGATCGCCTTGAGCGCGCGGAACGAGTCCTCCCACGGCACGTCGCCGTGCCCGGTCGAGACGAAGTCCCAGCCGCGCTTCGGGTCGCCCCACGGCAGGTGCGATCCCATGACGCCCGCCCGGCCGTTGTGCGGGCGCAGCCGCGTGTCCTTGCAGTCGACGTGGTAGATGCGGTCGGCGAAGTCGACGATGAAGCCGACGGGGTCGATGTTCTGCCACATCATGTGGCTCGGATCCCAGTTGAAGCCGAAGGCCTCGCGGTGGTCGATCGCCTCGAGCGTGCGCACGCTCGTCCAGTAGTCGTAGGCGATCTCGCCGGGGTGCACCTCGTGCGCGAAGCGCACGCCCTCGCTGTCGAAGACGTCGAGAATGGGGTTCCAGCGGCGGGCGAAGTCCTCGAAGCCGCCCTCGATGACGCTCGCCGGCACGGGCGGGAACATCGCGACGTACGGCCAGATGCTCGAGCCCGTGAAGCCCACGACGGTATCGACGCCGAGACGACGGGCCGCGCGCGCCGCGTACTGCAGCTCGGTGGCCGCCCGCTGCCGCACCCCCTCGGGCTCGCCGTCGCCCCACACGCGGCTCGACAGGATCGCCTGGTGCCGGAAGTCGATCGGGTCGTCGCACACCGCCTGCCCCGCGAGGTGGTGCGAGATGGCGTAGACCCGCAGGTTGTGGCGCGCGAGGATGTCGAGGCGGCCCTGCAGGTAGTCGTCGTCCTCGACCGCGCGCTGCACGTCGAGGTGCTCACCCGAGGCCGCGATCTCGAGGCCGTCGTAGCCCCACTGCTCGGCGAGCGTCGCGACCTCCTCGAGCGTGAGGTCGGCCCACTGGCCGGTGAACAGGGTGACGGGATGCGTGGACACGAGTGGCTCCTTCTTCGGGGCTTCGGGCAGGGGGTCTAGAGGTCGATCCAGTCGCCGGTGCGCGCCGAGGCGAGCACGGCATCCGTGATGCGCGCCGCGCGCACGCCGTCGGCGAAGACCGGCAGGCCCTCGGGCGCGGCACCGCGCACGGCGGCGTAGGTGTCGGCGGCGAACGCCGTGAAGGCGTCCTGGTAGCCGAGCGGGTGGCCCGGGGGCAGCACCGAGAGACGCGCGGCGTCGGGGTGCAGCTCGTCGGTGCTGCGCAGGTGCAGCTCGCTGCCCGCGCGGCGACCGATCCACAGCTCCTCCGGACGCTCCTGCGCGAAGCGCAGCGACTCGGTCGCGCCGTGCACCTCGAGCACGAGCCCGTTCTTGCGGCCCGGCGCCACTTGCGAGACGAGGAGGCTCACGACGGCGCCACCGCCGGTCTGCGCGAGCACGCCCGCGAGGTCCTCCGTCGCGACCGGGCCCGTGGACGCGCGCTCGGGGTAGACGGTGCTCGTGATGGCCTGCAGGCGCGCGAGCCGCTCGCCCGTGACGAACTCGAGCAGATCGCACAGGTGCGAGCCGATGTCGGCGAAGGCCCGTGAGGCGCCCCCCGCCTCGGACGACACGCGCCAGTTGTCGTCGCCCGCCGCGAGCAGCCAGTCCTGCAGGTACGCCCCCTGCACGCTGAACAGCCGCCCGACCTGCCCGGCGGCGACGCGCGTCCGCGCCTCGCGCACCATGGGGTGGAACCGGTAGACGAACGGCACGGTCGCGGCGACCCCCGCGGCCGCGGCCCGCTGCTCGAGGTCGACGGCGTCGGCGACGGTCGTCGCGAGCGGCTTCTCCGTCACGACGTGCTTGCTCGCGGCGAGCACGCGCACGGTCAGCTCGTGGTGGGTGGCGTTCGGGGTGACGACGTGCACGACCTGCACGCGGTCGTCGGCGAGCAGGGCATCCACGTCATCGAACGCGGACTCGGCGCCGATGCGCTCGGCCGCCGCGCGCGATCGTTCGGGCGTCGAGCTCGTGACGCCCACGATGCGGGCCCCCGCCGCGCGCGCGGCGCGGCTGTGCACGTCGGCCATGAAGCCGCCGCCGATGAGGGCGACGCCGAGGGATGCGGGGCTCATGCGGGGCTCCTAGAGGGTCGCGGCGGTCGGGTCCCAGTCCTCCGGCAGCGCCGGGGGGATCGTCACGGTGCTCGCGATGCCGACGGCGGCGCCGTCGGTCTCGGCCGAGTGCTGGATCGACACCATGAGGTCGAGCACGTGGAAGGCGAACTCGCCCGAGGCGCGCTCGGGCCGGCCGGCGCGGATGGCGCGGGCGAGCTCGACGACGCCGGCGCCGCGCGAGAAGGTCGACCCGCTCGCGGGCACGACCTCGGCGTCCGCCTCCTCGAACATGCCATCCCGCCAGATGCGCAGCTCGCCCTCGAACATGTTCGGGTCGGGCAGGCTCAGCGTGCCCTCGGTGCCGGCGATCTCGACGATGCCGACGCGCGGACGGCTCGACTGGAACGAGAACGTGCTCTGCGCCGTCGTGCCGTTCTCGAAGTCGATGAGGGCGGCCACGTGCGTCGGCACCTCGACGGGGAACGACTCGCCAGCGCGGGGCCCCGAGGCGATGATGCGGGATGCGCGCGCTTGCGAGCCCCGCGCGACGACCTGCGCCGCCGGGCCCATGAGCTGCACGAGCGTCGAGAGGTAGTACGGGCCCATGTCGAACAGCGGCCCGCCGCCGCGGGCGTAGAGGAAGTCGGGGCTCGGGTGCCACGCCTCGGGGCCCGAGACCTGGAAGAGCGTGAGCGCCGTGAGCGGCGTGCCGATCGCCCCGGACTCGATGAGCCGGCGCCCGGTCTGGATGCCCGCACCGAGCACGGTGTCGGGCGCGCACGCGACGCGCAGGCCCGCGCGGTGGGCTTCGTCGAGCAGCGCCTGGCCGCTCGCGAGGTCGAGCGCGAAGGGCTTCTCGCTCCAGACGTGCTTGCCCGTCGCAAGGGCGTCGAGCGCGACCGGCACGTGCGCGGCGGGGATCGTGAGGTTGACGACGATCTCGATGTCGTCGCGCGCGAGCAGTTCGGCGACCGAGCCGCTCGAGGGCACCCCGTACTCGGCGGCCCGGGCCGCGGCGCGATCGGTGTCGAGGTCGGCGACCATGAGCACGCGCACGTCGGCCGCGCGCGTGAGGTTCTCGAGGTACTGCTGGCTGATGACGCCCGCGCCGATGACGCCGACGCCCACGGGGCCGGTCACGCCTCGACCCCCCGTGCGCGCACTGCCGCGAGGCTCGCGGCGATGCCCTCGAACAGGTCGCCCGCGTAGGCGTCGAACTCGATGACGGGGCGGGCGGTCGGCGCCGCGGCGAGGATCTCGGCGACGGGCATCGCGCCCGAGCCCGCGGGCAGCTGCTGCTCGATCTCGCGGTTCACGGGGCCGTCCTTGATGTGCAGCGCGACGACGCGCTCACCGAGTCGACCGAGCAGCGCGACGGGGTCGACGCCGCCGACCGCGCTCCAGTAGGTGTCGAGCTCGAGCACGACCTCGTCGCCGAGCGCGTTGGCGAACACCTCGAGGGCCGGGGTGCCGTCGATGCGGCGCTCGAGCTCCCACCAGTGGTTGTGGTAGCCCACCTGCAGGCCGTGGTCGGCGGCGATCCGGGCGACGGCGGTGAGCTCGGCTGCGAGCGCGGCGACGTCGTCGCGCGTCGTCCAGCGCTCCTCGGGCACGTAGGGGTCGATGAGGGTCGTGACGCCGACGCGCGCCGCGGCGGCGATGGCGGCCTCGTGCACGCCGCCGAGCAGGGTCGCGTGCGAGGTGGGCGCGGTGAGCCCCGCCGCGGCGAGCGCCGGCCGCAGCGTCTCGGCGGCATCCGTGAGACCGAAGGGCTCGACGCAGCGGAACCCGAGGTCCGCGAGCCGCTGCAGGGTGGCGCCGGGGTCGGCGGCGAGCGCATCGCGCACCGTGTAGAGCTGCACGGAGACGGGGGGACGGGGCACGGCGGAACTCCTCGACGATGGTGGCGGGCCGATGCGCCGACGGGCGCGACCGTGCTCCACTCTACGGTCGACGGCGGGCAACCGACAACAAAGGTATGACCTAAGCGGCGTCGGGGCTCGCGAGGCTCACGATCGACGGCCGGGTCACCAGCCGGGCGGCCCGCACGATGCCGAAGACCACGAGCCATCCGATGCCGATCGTCGTCGCTACGAGCTCGAGACGGCTGCCGAACACCGCGTTCCAGCGGGCGAGCGAGAGCAGGCCGCCCGTCGCCGCGACCACGCCGACCGCGACCGCCATGAGCAGCGTCAGCCCGCTGAGCGCTCGGTGGCCGGGGGCGAAGGCCACCTGCAGCATCGCCCAGCACGCCGCCCCGAACGCGACGACGGCCGCGAGGGTGTGTACGAGATCCTGCACCGTGAACGTGTCGCCCACCGGCAGCGGGCACGCCTGCGTGCACGGCACCTGCGCGGCGACGAGGAACGACGAGCAGGCGAGGGCGAGCGTGAGCGCCGGCGTGCCGCGCCGCAGCAGCGGCGGGCGGCTGCGCAGGTCGCGCATCGACCAGGCCACGAGCATCCCGCCCGCCACGAGCAGCAGCAGGGCGAGGCGGAACTGCTCGGCCGTCGGCTCGCCGAGCGCTCCGAGCTCGCTCACGTAGAGCTCGCGGGGCACCGACACGCGGGCCAGCCAGATGAGCACGAGGGCGGCCGCCACGAGCAGGGCGCCGATGACGGCGAGCGCGGCATCCCGATGCCGCTGAGGGCTGTCGACCACGGCGAGGCGGTCAGGCGGTCGCGGCGGCGCGCGCGGCCGCCGGCTCGTCGTGGATCGCGTGCGCGGCGCCGGGGCCGCGGCGCAGGCGCGAGATGCGGATGACGCCCGCGCCGACGAGGCCGATCACGGCCGCGATGAGGATGACGTAGAAGGCCACGGAGAGGTAGCCGTTCGCCGAGGTCTCCGGGTTCAGGAAGGGGTACGGGTACCACGGGCCATCGGTGACCACGTCGTACGTGAGCGGGCCGCGCACGAGCGTGTAGATCGCCCAGACGATCGGGAAGGACACGATGGTGCCGATGTGCTTCCAGGCGAGGACGTGGCGGCCGGGCGCGAACAGCCAATCGAGCAGCAGGTACAGCGGCCCCCACAGGTGCAGGATCTCGTTCGACCAGTCGAGTGTGGCGCCCTGCGGCAGCTCGATGTTGCGCAGGAGCAGGTTGTAGACGATGCCCGTCGTCACCATGAAGGTCGTCGCGACGGCGCGCAGCACGCTGAACCAGCGGGGGCTCGCCTTCAGCAGCGTCAGGCCGATGGCCATGACGAGCACCACCGTGGCGAGGATGTTCGATTCGATCGTGAAGAAGCTGAAGAAGTTGGTGAGGCGGAAGGGGATGTCGGTGAGCCCCTCCCGCTGCCAGAACAGCAGCGAGGTCACGATCTGGCCGACGACGGCGGCCCCGATGGCCAGCGCCGCGACGATGCGCAGCACGAGGAAGAGAGCGGTCACGCGACGGGCCTTTCACCAGCGGGAGCGGGGTCTGCGCTCATGCTACGTGCCGAACGCGCCACTCGTCTCCGGGTTGTGACAGGGAGTTAACACGGGCGAGACGCACATCGTGTTCACTGGGCGTAGCAGGGGGAGGGCGAGAAGCGATGACGATGATGCGCGCGATGGTCATGACCGCGATCGGCGGCACCGAGGTGCTCGAGGCGGCCGAGCTGCCCGTGCCGGTGCGAGCGGGGGCGGAGGTGCTCGTGCGCGTGCACGCCACGAGCGTCAACCCGATCGACGTCAAGACGCGGGCGGGCCGCGGGGCGGCGGGCGCCATCCGGCAGTACCCCGCCGTGCTCGGCTACGACATCGCCGGCACGGTCGTCGAGTCGGCCTACCAGTCGCACGCGCTCGCGCCCGGCCGCGAGGT
The sequence above is a segment of the Microcella humidisoli genome. Coding sequences within it:
- a CDS encoding Pr6Pr family membrane protein, translating into MTALFLVLRIVAALAIGAAVVGQIVTSLLFWQREGLTDIPFRLTNFFSFFTIESNILATVVLVMAIGLTLLKASPRWFSVLRAVATTFMVTTGIVYNLLLRNIELPQGATLDWSNEILHLWGPLYLLLDWLFAPGRHVLAWKHIGTIVSFPIVWAIYTLVRGPLTYDVVTDGPWYPYPFLNPETSANGYLSVAFYVILIAAVIGLVGAGVIRISRLRRGPGAAHAIHDEPAAARAAATA